Below is a genomic region from Rhododendron vialii isolate Sample 1 chromosome 5a, ASM3025357v1.
GAAGCAAAGTGGACTTCCCATAAAATTTAAAGGGATAGACCTGATTTCCAAGGGATACccaatccaatttttttttttatatattactcAGATGTCTAAGCCAACTTAcgcacatctcgactaatttttgGGGCGCAATTCCATCGCTCATTTGCAGGGAGTCCAATTAAAGTCGGAGCAAAAATTACGTATAGAATGACCCCAAAAAAGTTGATATCATCTGGAAGGTTTCGATACCCGATCCAATTAATCAGATAACCCCCATTTTCTTCTAGTAGAACACGTAGAAAGGTCACAAGGAAAGACAATAAAGAATCTTTTGAAATACACAAAACACTTTAAGATAGTAATTGTGTGCTTAAATCTGTATTTGACCTTGGAACGACTAATTTAATCCCAAACACTGATGAAATGCACTTATAAATTTCTTGGTAAGGTTGCTCCGAACCCAACACCCCCCACTATGAAATCACAAATAAACAATCAGGCACCCAATACATGATATGTTCTCCAAAATGtgatgtaaaaaatcaatttgatcagATAATGATAGGTACGTGAATAACTTGCATTTTGTCCTGTGTCTTGTAAAACGGACGgcaaatatattttaaattcaaaCGGTCTATTTCAGAGAAGAAATGCAACTTGCTGCAATGCCTATCGGTGATACATCAACTTGATCTTGTGTGGGATATTCCTTTCACGGGCTCTTCGAGATCAACGGTTCGAATCATGGTTGAGTTCAGAATAGACGCATAAGTGAGAGTTTGGATGGGTATGGAGGGATATAGTATGGAGAGGAGCTGATCGCGAACATCGTGCTCAACTTTCAAATGAAGGAACAAACTGTTTTTGGTGAGAAGTGATCATTCAATAAGCTGCCCACATAGGCATGAGAGTAACAGAGGAGCTCCATACCCATTGCCATTCTCAAATAGGTCTCTGCTTGATCTTCTTTCACCATTTGAATCCAACCATGAACTCGACTGAGCAGGAGCGATATGGCCGCTAACAAGCAGCGAGTTTGGATCTGAAACGGCAACCCAATGGAATCGCGCACAcattagaaaaaggaaaatgtgaTTGACATAGTAACATTTTTATACCAAATATTTGAGGAGTATCAGTATTCGACTCTCTTCTAGAAGTATCTGTGCTTCATTATGGCATCGGTCACATTTTATCGATTTCAAACCACAATCATAAGCTTTTCGATTACCAACAAGCGAAAGCGTGTGCAAACAATCTACAACATTCTGAATGAAGTTTCTGTTCACATATTACGTCTGTTTGTAGAGCATTACCTTGAGAAAAACCATCAGGCCCGTAGGCGAGTGGGCCAGGATTCCTCCGGTAAGTCGTGGCGGCTCTCCTTTCTGACTCAAGAAAGTGAGCAAGTGATGGGGTACCATTGCTCATGCTAACAGCATCAGTGTTCAGCTTCGAACAGAGTGAGAATAACCATGGCTTTGATTTGctattcttttttccccttagGTTTTCGGATGGTCTTCCCCTCATCGATCTTCTCGAGAGCTCTAGGATGCTCGAAACACCCATGAGGCTCCCCAGAGTGATGCTTCTGTCGCGGAAGAAAGAACCGGTGGACTGAAACAGATCAACATGATACACATTAATGGGGAAAAAATGGCATGAAAAATGAAGCAACTTTA
It encodes:
- the LOC131326384 gene encoding uncharacterized protein LOC131326384 isoform X2 is translated as MAQQEDGWPLGLLQPMNARVIGLARNHDRNGSISFSTLITGSPPTSSTDSTSDLDSQSTGSFFRDRSITLGSLMGVSSILELSRRSMRGRPSENLRGKKNSKSKPWLFSLCSKLNTDAVSMSNGTPSLAHFLESERRAATTYRRNPGPLAYGPDGFSQDPNSLLVSGHIAPAQSSSWLDSNGERRSSRDLFENGNGYGAPLLLSCLCGQLIE
- the LOC131326384 gene encoding uncharacterized protein LOC131326384 isoform X1, coding for MAQQQEDGWPLGLLQPMNARVIGLARNHDRNGSISFSTLITGSPPTSSTDSTSDLDSQSTGSFFRDRSITLGSLMGVSSILELSRRSMRGRPSENLRGKKNSKSKPWLFSLCSKLNTDAVSMSNGTPSLAHFLESERRAATTYRRNPGPLAYGPDGFSQDPNSLLVSGHIAPAQSSSWLDSNGERRSSRDLFENGNGYGAPLLLSCLCGQLIE